One window of the Ramlibacter henchirensis genome contains the following:
- a CDS encoding cupin domain-containing protein: MHIDGKVHCFGPDQTIVLPAGVPHQIFNTGDQPLETTAVFAATPVPVALPDGSALELPWRT; encoded by the coding sequence GTGCACATCGACGGCAAGGTCCACTGCTTCGGCCCCGACCAGACCATCGTGCTGCCGGCCGGCGTGCCGCACCAGATCTTCAACACGGGCGACCAGCCACTGGAGACCACTGCGGTGTTCGCCGCCACGCCGGTGCCCGTCGCCCTGCCCGACGGCTCGGCACTCGAGCTGCCCTGGCGCACCTGA
- a CDS encoding XdhC family protein, which yields MENLDVLVLRTLRDWRIAGRRALLATVVRTWGSSPRPVGSIMALAQDGSVVGSVSGGCIEDDLIYRFTQAYAGRGEEKAIPSGPPSFVKYGVTADEAHRFGLPCGGTLELLLEYDPDPQGLAELVTSLEQGKLVRRTVRLSDGAATIEPADTPSDLAVDGERMANTFGPEYRMLLIGAGQLTEYLATMALFSGFAVTVCDPREEYSGAFHVPGAKLVHEMPDDVVLSFRPDRRSCVVALTHDPKLDDLALLEALQTEAFYVGAIGSRRNNDARRERMVEHFDQTEASLARLRGPIGIYIGSKTPPEIAVSVMAEILAVKNGVPLPRDMDVAQAKNSLDVQPNDPGTLVCGVPER from the coding sequence ATGGAAAACCTCGACGTGCTGGTGCTGAGGACGCTGCGCGACTGGCGCATAGCGGGCCGGCGCGCGCTGCTGGCCACCGTTGTGCGCACCTGGGGCTCCTCGCCCCGCCCGGTGGGCTCGATCATGGCGCTGGCGCAAGATGGCTCCGTGGTCGGTTCCGTCTCCGGCGGCTGCATCGAGGACGACCTGATCTACCGCTTCACGCAGGCCTACGCCGGTCGCGGCGAGGAGAAGGCGATCCCTTCCGGGCCGCCTTCGTTCGTGAAGTACGGCGTCACCGCCGACGAGGCGCATCGCTTCGGCCTGCCCTGCGGCGGGACGCTGGAGCTGCTGCTGGAGTACGACCCCGATCCGCAGGGACTGGCTGAGCTGGTCACGTCGCTTGAGCAGGGGAAGCTGGTGCGCCGCACGGTCCGGCTGTCCGATGGCGCCGCCACGATCGAGCCGGCCGACACGCCGTCGGATCTCGCGGTCGACGGTGAGCGCATGGCCAACACCTTCGGGCCCGAGTACCGGATGCTGCTGATCGGCGCGGGCCAGCTCACCGAGTACCTGGCCACCATGGCGCTGTTCAGCGGGTTCGCCGTCACCGTCTGCGACCCGCGCGAGGAGTACAGCGGCGCCTTCCACGTGCCGGGCGCGAAGCTGGTCCACGAGATGCCCGACGACGTGGTGCTCTCGTTCCGCCCCGACCGGCGCAGCTGCGTCGTGGCGCTGACGCATGATCCCAAGCTGGACGACCTGGCGCTGCTGGAGGCGTTGCAGACGGAGGCGTTCTACGTCGGCGCGATCGGCAGCCGCCGCAACAACGATGCGCGCCGCGAGCGCATGGTCGAGCACTTCGACCAGACCGAGGCTTCGCTGGCCCGGCTGCGCGGCCCGATCGGCATCTACATCGGCAGCAAGACGCCGCCCGAGATCGCCGTGAGCGTCATGGCCGAGATCCTGGCGGTGAAGAACGGCGTGCCGCTGCCGCGCGACATGGACGTGGCCCAGGCCAAGAACAGCCTGGACGTGCAGCCCAACGATCCCGGCACGCTGGTCTGCGGCGTGCCCGAGCGGTAG
- a CDS encoding TonB-dependent receptor family protein: protein MRTAAITAAAACIAVHAAAQVPAEGTLGPVVVTPLPGVAQSAFDTPASVDVIGGDALRNSQLGINLSESLVRVPGLTALNRQNYAQDIQISSRGYGARATFGVRGLRLYTDGIPATAPDGQSQVSHFDLLSADRIEVLRGPFSALYGNSSGGVISIFTADGGPDTVAEAATAFGSFGTRRHNVKLSGQEGVVQYNLSATRFDTDGFREHSAARRTGLNGKVRYNVSEDTRVSLILNAVDMPDTQDPLGLTRAEFDADPRQASPAALLFNTRKSVDQKQAGVILEHRLDAVHSFKLTGWTGNRATEQFQAIPVATQAPITQPGGVIDLERRYHGADAQWVVRTRAFDSPLAITFGLTADRLSEERRGFQNFVGTGATQVLGVLGALRRDEDNRVRSFDQYVQGVWSSQRWSLTAGLRHSQVRFASEDRFIAGANGDDSGSARFSATTPVLGVVWHAAESLNLYASAGRGFETPTFNELANRPGGPGLNFDLRSAESRQWEIGAKAALSQDWNLNAALFQARTTDELVVLTNSGGRSTFQNAGRTERRGFEALLAGRFGQGWSATLAATLLRAQYDSTFTTCGAPPCTVPTVVVAAGNRIPGIPRAMLFGEVAWEHRPWGLQTALELRHTGRIAVNDTNTDFAPAATTLAVRASLQQVLGRWTVREFVRVDNLTDRRYAGSVIVNEGNGRFFEPAPGRHWLAGVNAAYTF from the coding sequence ATGAGAACCGCCGCCATCACTGCCGCAGCGGCTTGCATCGCCGTCCACGCGGCTGCGCAGGTCCCGGCGGAGGGCACCTTGGGGCCGGTCGTGGTCACGCCGCTTCCGGGCGTCGCCCAGTCGGCTTTCGACACGCCGGCCTCGGTCGACGTGATCGGCGGCGACGCGCTGCGCAATTCGCAGCTGGGCATCAACCTCTCGGAATCGCTGGTGCGAGTGCCCGGGCTCACCGCGCTGAACCGCCAGAACTACGCGCAGGACATCCAGATCTCCTCGCGCGGCTACGGCGCCCGCGCCACCTTCGGCGTGCGAGGCCTGCGCCTGTACACCGACGGCATCCCGGCCACCGCCCCGGACGGGCAGAGCCAGGTCTCGCACTTCGACCTGCTCTCGGCCGACCGCATCGAAGTGCTGCGCGGGCCGTTCTCGGCGCTGTACGGCAATTCCTCCGGCGGCGTGATCAGCATCTTCACCGCCGACGGCGGGCCGGACACGGTGGCCGAGGCCGCGACCGCATTCGGCAGCTTCGGCACGCGCCGGCACAACGTGAAGCTGTCGGGGCAGGAGGGCGTCGTCCAGTACAACCTGAGCGCCACCCGCTTCGACACCGACGGCTTCCGCGAACACAGCGCCGCGCGCCGCACGGGCTTGAACGGCAAGGTCCGCTATAACGTGAGCGAGGACACGCGCGTCAGCCTCATCCTCAACGCGGTCGACATGCCGGACACGCAGGACCCGCTGGGCCTCACGCGCGCGGAGTTCGATGCCGATCCGCGCCAGGCCAGCCCGGCGGCGCTGCTCTTCAACACGCGCAAGTCGGTCGACCAGAAGCAGGCCGGCGTGATCCTCGAGCACCGGCTCGATGCCGTGCATTCGTTCAAGCTGACCGGGTGGACCGGCAACCGTGCTACCGAGCAGTTCCAGGCCATACCCGTCGCGACGCAGGCACCGATCACCCAGCCCGGTGGCGTGATCGACCTGGAGCGCCGCTACCACGGGGCGGACGCGCAGTGGGTGGTGCGCACGCGCGCCTTCGACTCGCCGCTGGCGATCACCTTCGGGCTGACGGCGGATCGACTATCCGAGGAGCGCCGCGGATTCCAGAACTTCGTCGGGACCGGCGCGACGCAGGTGCTGGGCGTGCTCGGCGCGCTGCGGCGCGACGAGGACAACCGGGTGCGCAGCTTCGACCAGTACGTGCAGGGCGTGTGGTCGTCGCAGCGCTGGTCGCTCACGGCCGGGCTGCGGCATTCGCAGGTGCGCTTCGCTTCCGAGGACCGCTTCATCGCGGGCGCCAATGGCGATGACAGCGGTTCGGCGCGGTTCTCGGCCACGACGCCGGTGTTGGGCGTGGTGTGGCACGCGGCCGAGTCGCTCAACCTCTATGCGTCGGCGGGGCGCGGCTTCGAGACGCCGACCTTCAATGAACTCGCCAACCGCCCGGGCGGGCCCGGGCTGAACTTCGACCTGCGCAGCGCCGAAAGCCGGCAGTGGGAGATCGGCGCGAAGGCGGCGCTGTCGCAGGACTGGAACCTCAACGCGGCGCTGTTCCAGGCCCGCACCACCGACGAGCTGGTGGTGCTCACCAACAGCGGCGGGCGCAGCACCTTCCAGAACGCCGGCCGCACCGAGCGGCGCGGCTTCGAGGCGCTGCTCGCCGGCCGTTTCGGCCAGGGCTGGTCGGCGACGCTGGCCGCCACGCTGCTGCGGGCGCAATACGACAGCACCTTCACGACTTGCGGGGCGCCGCCCTGCACGGTGCCAACGGTCGTCGTGGCGGCAGGCAACCGCATCCCGGGCATCCCGCGCGCCATGCTGTTCGGCGAAGTCGCCTGGGAGCACCGGCCCTGGGGCCTGCAGACCGCGCTGGAGCTTCGGCACACCGGCCGCATCGCGGTCAACGACACCAACACCGACTTCGCGCCCGCCGCGACCACGCTGGCCGTGCGGGCTTCGCTGCAGCAGGTGCTGGGCCGCTGGACCGTGCGGGAATTCGTGCGCGTGGACAATCTCACCGACCGCCGCTACGCCGGCTCGGTGATCGTCAACGAGGGCAACGGCCGCTTCTTCGAGCCCGCGCCCGGACGCCACTGGCTCGCCGGCGTGAACGCGGCCTACACCTTCTGA
- a CDS encoding CoxG family protein, with protein sequence MDMQGSRQLAVDRQQAWEALNDPQVLAVCIPGCDRIEETGPGQYAIGMSVKVGPVSARFAGKIQLQDVQPPTSYTLKFEGQGGAAGFGKGQAQVRLEPREPGCELNYTASAQVGGKIAQVGQRLIDGVARSMAEDFFKRFEQELQRRYPAPAAASQETVAAGPASASARAPAVAERSGGGMPAWIWVVGAVVVAGVVYWLSR encoded by the coding sequence ATGGACATGCAAGGCAGCCGCCAGCTGGCGGTGGACAGGCAGCAGGCCTGGGAGGCGCTGAACGATCCGCAGGTGCTCGCCGTCTGCATCCCGGGCTGCGACCGCATTGAGGAAACCGGGCCCGGCCAGTACGCGATCGGCATGTCGGTGAAGGTCGGCCCGGTGTCGGCGCGCTTCGCCGGCAAGATCCAGCTGCAGGACGTGCAGCCGCCCACCAGCTACACGCTGAAGTTCGAAGGGCAGGGCGGCGCCGCGGGTTTCGGCAAGGGCCAGGCCCAGGTGCGGCTGGAGCCGCGCGAGCCGGGCTGCGAACTCAACTACACCGCCAGCGCGCAGGTCGGCGGCAAGATCGCGCAGGTCGGCCAGCGCCTGATCGACGGCGTGGCGCGTTCGATGGCCGAGGACTTCTTCAAGCGCTTCGAGCAGGAGCTGCAGCGCCGCTACCCGGCCCCGGCAGCGGCCTCGCAAGAGACAGTCGCGGCCGGGCCTGCGTCGGCTTCGGCGCGCGCGCCCGCCGTGGCCGAGCGCAGCGGCGGCGGCATGCCCGCCTGGATCTGGGTCGTCGGCGCCGTGGTGGTCGCGGGCGTCGTCTACTGGCTGTCGCGCTGA
- a CDS encoding vWA domain-containing protein has translation MQLGDARTGKLADNIAGFGRALRRAGVRIDSARIALAAEAATLVGVEQREDLGAALESVMVSREQDRLVFRELFDAFFRDPGMAQKLLAQMLPRGEGKAEPVKRRPRVQEALAPRKAGQGQPARPEQEVRFDAAMTASEVQRLRHADFNGLSAEEFRLVERIARDVSLPVPTVAARRTRAGLRGNRPHWPGAMHAAARTGGEVVTLPQRERRRQPLPLLVLLDVSGSMERYARLLLAFLHAATRHAEGGRIGRCDVFAFGTHLTDLSTAFRHADTDAMLEVASAAIDDFAGGTRLGESLAMLRANHSRRLVGRRTLVLLITDGLDTGDPEALGRELDWLRLHSRRLLWLNPLLRFAGYEPLARGAMQLHRRAHGMLAVHNIETLQQLAASIAAVMDR, from the coding sequence ATGCAGCTCGGCGACGCGCGCACCGGCAAGCTGGCCGACAACATCGCCGGCTTCGGCCGCGCGCTGCGGCGCGCCGGTGTGCGCATCGACAGTGCGCGCATCGCGCTGGCCGCCGAGGCCGCCACGCTGGTCGGCGTGGAGCAGCGCGAGGACCTCGGCGCCGCGCTGGAATCCGTGATGGTCAGCCGCGAACAGGACCGGCTCGTGTTCCGCGAATTGTTCGATGCTTTCTTCCGCGACCCCGGCATGGCGCAGAAGCTGCTGGCGCAGATGCTGCCGCGCGGCGAAGGCAAGGCCGAGCCCGTCAAGCGGCGTCCGCGCGTGCAGGAGGCGCTCGCGCCGCGCAAGGCCGGCCAGGGCCAGCCCGCGCGGCCGGAGCAGGAGGTGCGCTTCGATGCGGCCATGACCGCCAGCGAAGTGCAGCGCCTGCGGCATGCGGACTTCAACGGCCTGAGCGCCGAGGAGTTCCGGCTGGTCGAGCGCATCGCCCGCGATGTCTCGTTGCCTGTGCCGACGGTCGCGGCGCGGCGCACGCGCGCGGGCCTGCGAGGCAACCGGCCGCATTGGCCGGGAGCGATGCATGCCGCCGCGCGCACGGGTGGTGAAGTGGTGACGCTGCCGCAGCGCGAGCGCAGGCGCCAGCCGCTGCCGCTGCTGGTGCTCCTGGACGTGTCCGGATCGATGGAGCGCTACGCGCGCCTGCTGCTGGCTTTCCTGCACGCGGCGACGCGGCACGCCGAAGGCGGCCGCATCGGGCGATGCGACGTGTTCGCGTTCGGCACGCATCTGACCGACCTGAGCACCGCCTTCCGCCACGCCGACACCGACGCGATGCTGGAGGTCGCGAGCGCGGCCATCGACGACTTCGCCGGCGGCACGCGCCTGGGCGAGTCGCTCGCCATGCTGCGCGCGAACCACTCGCGCCGGCTGGTGGGTCGCCGCACGCTGGTGCTGCTGATCACGGATGGGCTGGATACCGGCGACCCCGAGGCGCTCGGCCGCGAGCTCGATTGGCTGCGGCTGCACAGCCGCCGCCTCCTGTGGCTCAATCCGCTGTTGCGCTTTGCGGGCTACGAGCCGCTGGCGCGCGGCGCCATGCAGCTGCACCGGCGCGCGCACGGCATGCTGGCGGTGCACAACATCGAAACCCTGCAACAGCTGGCCGCGAGCATCGCGGCCGTGATGGACCGCTGA
- a CDS encoding AAA family ATPase, which yields MPSSIDALIQSLQSVGYFADRRLATAAYLALKLQRPLLLEGEPGVGKTELAKALATALGRELLRLQCYDGLEQREALYEWNYAAQLLHLRAAEGHGTAAEAEREVYQAKYLIRRPLLQALQQPAPGAVLLVDELDRADEPFEAFLLEYLGEYQVSIPELGTVSAAVAPVTILTSNRTRELHDALKRRCLYHWLDYPDRERELAIVRARVPQAGEALAGQVSAFISRLRSQPFASAFQRAPGIAESVEWAKALVAMDTLELDPEVVTDTAGILFKQREDVAALTRDMAADLLKPQEA from the coding sequence GTGCCTTCGTCCATCGATGCCCTGATCCAGTCCCTGCAGTCGGTCGGCTACTTCGCCGACCGGCGGCTGGCCACCGCCGCGTACCTCGCGCTCAAGCTCCAGCGGCCACTGCTGCTGGAGGGCGAGCCGGGCGTGGGCAAGACCGAGCTGGCCAAGGCCCTGGCCACCGCGCTCGGGCGCGAGTTGCTGCGCCTGCAGTGCTACGACGGGCTGGAGCAGCGCGAGGCGCTCTACGAATGGAACTACGCGGCGCAGCTGCTGCACCTGCGCGCCGCGGAGGGCCACGGCACTGCCGCCGAAGCCGAGCGCGAGGTCTACCAGGCCAAGTACCTCATCCGCCGGCCGCTGCTGCAGGCGCTGCAGCAGCCGGCGCCGGGCGCGGTGCTGCTGGTCGATGAACTTGACCGCGCCGACGAACCGTTCGAGGCCTTCCTGCTCGAGTACCTGGGCGAGTACCAGGTCAGCATCCCCGAGCTGGGCACCGTGAGCGCCGCGGTGGCGCCGGTGACCATCCTCACCAGCAACCGAACGCGCGAGCTGCACGACGCGCTCAAGCGGCGCTGCCTCTATCACTGGCTGGACTACCCCGACCGCGAGCGCGAACTGGCCATCGTGCGGGCCCGCGTGCCGCAGGCCGGCGAGGCGCTGGCCGGGCAGGTGTCGGCCTTCATCTCGCGGCTGCGCAGCCAGCCGTTCGCGAGCGCGTTCCAGCGTGCGCCCGGCATCGCCGAGAGCGTGGAATGGGCCAAGGCGCTGGTCGCCATGGACACGCTGGAGCTGGACCCGGAAGTGGTCACCGACACGGCCGGCATCCTGTTCAAGCAGCGCGAGGACGTGGCCGCGCTCACCCGCGACATGGCGGCCGACCTGCTCAAGCCGCAAGAGGCGTGA
- a CDS encoding FAD binding domain-containing protein, translating to MYAFTFERPAALADAVRLAGAGGKPLAGGQTLLASMKLRLANPEQLVDLGAVRELSGIRREGDNLVIGAMARHAEVASSDDVRKAIPALADLAAHIGDRQVRALGTIGGSLANNDPAACYPAGVLGLNATVQTTQRKIPADDFFTGLFTTALGDGELITAVSFPIPQKAAYIKFKQPASRFALIGVCVAQTASGVRVAVTGGGNGVVRHKGLEEALTRSFTPESAAGVRISPEGLSTDLHATAAYRANLIGVMAQRAVAKANG from the coding sequence ATGTATGCATTCACCTTCGAACGCCCGGCCGCGCTGGCCGACGCGGTGCGGCTGGCGGGCGCCGGCGGCAAGCCGCTGGCCGGCGGCCAGACCCTGCTGGCCTCGATGAAGCTGCGGCTGGCCAACCCCGAGCAGCTGGTCGACCTGGGCGCAGTGCGCGAGCTCTCGGGCATCCGCCGCGAGGGCGACAACCTCGTGATCGGCGCGATGGCCCGGCATGCCGAGGTCGCCAGCAGCGACGACGTGCGCAAGGCGATCCCCGCGCTGGCCGACCTGGCGGCCCACATCGGCGACCGGCAGGTGCGCGCGCTGGGCACCATCGGCGGCTCGTTGGCCAACAACGATCCCGCGGCCTGCTACCCGGCCGGCGTGCTGGGCCTGAACGCCACCGTGCAGACGACGCAGCGCAAGATCCCGGCGGATGATTTCTTCACCGGCCTCTTCACGACGGCGCTGGGCGACGGCGAGTTGATCACGGCGGTCTCGTTCCCGATCCCGCAGAAGGCGGCCTACATCAAGTTCAAGCAACCAGCTTCGCGCTTCGCGCTGATCGGCGTGTGCGTCGCGCAGACCGCGTCGGGTGTGCGGGTCGCCGTCACGGGCGGCGGCAACGGCGTGGTCCGCCACAAGGGACTGGAGGAGGCGCTCACGCGCAGCTTCACGCCCGAGTCGGCCGCCGGCGTGCGCATTTCGCCCGAGGGCCTGTCCACCGACCTGCACGCGACGGCGGCCTACCGCGCCAACCTCATCGGCGTGATGGCGCAGCGCGCGGTGGCCAAGGCAAACGGCTAA
- a CDS encoding xanthine dehydrogenase family protein molybdopterin-binding subunit codes for MGASDLSRLPHIGESLRRKEDYRFLTGSGQYTDDIQLANMRYAVFVRSPHAHAAIRSVDVSRAEGMPGVVKVFTGKDVEGKMGGLPCGWLITSTDGTPMKEPPHPILAQGKVRYVGDHVAMVVADTVQNAKDAAEAVEVDYDVLPAVVDVREAQKGPGLHEAAPDNHCYKWAIGDKAQVDAAFARAAHVTTLDLTNNRLVPNAIEPRAAIGSFDRSKDEYTLYVANQNPHVERLLMTAFVLGLPEHKVRVIAPDVGGGFGSKIYLYAEDVALTWAAKQLNCAIKWTCERSEAFLCDAHGRDHVSHAEMALDKDGKFLALRVHTDANLGAYLSTFSTAVPTILYATLLAGQYTTPLIHVEVDAWFTNTAPVDAYRGAGRPEATYLLERLVTRCAWELGIPQDEIRKRNFITQFPYQTPVALQYDTGDYHACMDKAKSLAEVGGFEARKKASEAKGLKRGIGYSSYIEACGIAPSNIAGALGARAGLFECGEIRVHPTGSVTVFTGSHSHGQGHETTFAQVVAGRLGIPVENVDVVHGDTGRVPFGMGTYGSRSISVGGAAIMKALDKIEAKAKKIAAHLMEASDADIEFEGGEFKVKGTDKKIPFGQVALTAYVPHNYPLDKLEPGLNETAFYDPTNFTFPAGTYIAEVEVDPATGTVRLDRFTAVDDFGTIINPMIVEGQVHGGLAQGIGQALMENCVYDRESGQLLTGSFMDYAMPRCDDLPSFRIGNHVTPCTHNPLGTKGCGEAGAIGSPPAVINAVLDALKDLGVKDLDMPASAPRVWQAIQQAAH; via the coding sequence ATGGGTGCATCCGATCTTTCCCGGCTGCCGCACATCGGCGAGTCGCTGCGCCGCAAGGAGGACTACCGCTTCCTCACCGGCAGCGGCCAGTACACCGACGACATCCAGCTCGCGAACATGCGCTATGCGGTGTTCGTGCGCTCGCCGCATGCGCATGCGGCCATCAGGTCCGTCGACGTTTCGCGCGCCGAGGGCATGCCCGGCGTCGTGAAGGTGTTCACCGGCAAGGACGTGGAAGGCAAGATGGGCGGGCTGCCCTGCGGCTGGCTGATCACCAGCACCGACGGCACGCCGATGAAGGAGCCGCCGCATCCCATCCTGGCCCAGGGCAAGGTGCGCTACGTCGGCGACCACGTCGCCATGGTCGTGGCCGACACGGTGCAGAACGCGAAAGACGCGGCCGAAGCGGTGGAGGTCGACTACGACGTGCTGCCCGCGGTGGTGGACGTCCGCGAAGCGCAGAAGGGCCCGGGCCTGCATGAAGCTGCGCCCGACAACCACTGCTACAAGTGGGCGATCGGCGACAAGGCGCAGGTCGACGCGGCATTCGCCAGGGCGGCCCACGTCACGACGCTGGACCTCACGAACAACCGGCTCGTGCCCAATGCCATCGAGCCGCGCGCAGCGATCGGTTCATTCGACCGGTCGAAGGACGAGTACACGCTGTACGTGGCCAACCAGAACCCGCACGTCGAGCGGCTGCTGATGACCGCCTTCGTGCTCGGCCTGCCCGAGCACAAGGTGCGCGTGATCGCGCCCGACGTCGGCGGCGGCTTCGGCTCCAAGATCTACCTGTACGCGGAGGACGTGGCGCTGACCTGGGCCGCCAAGCAGCTCAACTGCGCGATCAAGTGGACCTGCGAGCGCAGCGAGGCCTTCCTGTGCGACGCGCACGGCCGCGACCACGTGAGCCATGCCGAGATGGCGCTGGACAAGGACGGCAAGTTCCTGGCGCTGCGCGTGCACACCGATGCCAACCTGGGCGCCTACCTGTCGACGTTCTCGACCGCGGTGCCCACCATCCTTTACGCCACGCTGCTGGCCGGCCAGTACACCACGCCGCTGATCCACGTCGAGGTCGATGCGTGGTTCACCAATACGGCGCCGGTGGACGCGTACCGTGGCGCCGGACGCCCCGAGGCCACCTACCTGCTCGAACGCCTCGTCACCCGCTGCGCGTGGGAGCTGGGCATCCCGCAGGACGAGATCCGCAAGCGCAACTTCATCACACAGTTCCCGTACCAGACGCCGGTGGCGCTGCAGTACGACACGGGCGACTACCACGCGTGCATGGACAAGGCCAAGTCGCTGGCCGAGGTCGGCGGCTTCGAGGCCCGCAAGAAGGCCAGCGAAGCCAAGGGCCTGAAGCGCGGCATCGGCTACAGCAGCTACATCGAAGCCTGCGGCATCGCGCCCTCGAACATTGCGGGTGCACTCGGTGCTCGCGCGGGGCTGTTCGAATGCGGCGAGATCCGCGTGCATCCGACCGGCAGCGTGACGGTGTTCACCGGCTCGCACAGCCACGGCCAGGGCCACGAGACCACGTTCGCGCAGGTCGTGGCCGGGCGGCTGGGCATCCCCGTGGAGAACGTCGACGTGGTGCACGGCGACACTGGCCGCGTGCCGTTCGGCATGGGCACCTACGGCTCGCGCTCGATCAGCGTGGGCGGCGCGGCGATCATGAAGGCGCTGGACAAGATCGAGGCCAAGGCCAAGAAGATCGCGGCGCACCTGATGGAAGCGAGCGACGCCGACATCGAGTTCGAAGGCGGCGAGTTCAAGGTCAAGGGCACGGACAAGAAGATCCCGTTCGGGCAGGTGGCGCTCACGGCCTACGTGCCGCACAACTACCCGCTCGACAAGCTGGAGCCCGGCCTGAACGAGACGGCGTTCTACGACCCGACCAACTTCACCTTCCCGGCCGGCACCTACATCGCCGAGGTGGAGGTCGATCCCGCCACCGGCACGGTCCGCCTGGACCGCTTCACCGCGGTGGACGACTTCGGCACCATCATCAACCCGATGATCGTGGAAGGGCAGGTGCACGGCGGCCTGGCGCAGGGCATCGGCCAGGCGCTGATGGAGAACTGCGTGTACGACCGCGAAAGCGGCCAGCTGCTGACCGGCAGCTTCATGGACTACGCCATGCCGCGCTGCGACGACCTGCCCAGCTTCCGCATCGGCAACCACGTGACGCCCTGCACCCACAACCCGCTGGGCACCAAGGGCTGCGGCGAGGCCGGCGCGATCGGCTCGCCGCCGGCGGTGATCAACGCGGTACTCGACGCGCTCAAGGACCTGGGCGTGAAGGACCTGGACATGCCGGCCAGCGCGCCGCGCGTGTGGCAGGCAATCCAGCAGGCCGCCCACTGA
- a CDS encoding (2Fe-2S)-binding protein: MQVQLKVNGKAASLDVPPNTLLVTAIREHLRLTGTHVGCDTAQCGACTVLINGKAVKSCNTLALQHPGAEITTIEGIAAADGTMHPMQAAFKDCHGLQCGYCTPGMVMSAIDLCTRHPGASETEIREQLEGNMCRCTGYQNIVKAVQQGGAAMASSQGQASTATASA; this comes from the coding sequence ATGCAGGTTCAACTGAAAGTCAACGGCAAGGCCGCCAGCCTCGACGTGCCTCCCAATACGTTGCTGGTCACCGCGATCCGCGAACATCTTCGCCTCACGGGCACGCACGTCGGATGCGACACCGCCCAGTGCGGCGCGTGCACGGTGCTGATCAACGGCAAGGCCGTCAAGTCGTGCAACACGCTGGCGCTCCAGCATCCCGGCGCCGAGATCACCACCATCGAAGGCATCGCCGCGGCCGACGGCACGATGCACCCGATGCAGGCCGCGTTCAAGGACTGCCACGGGCTGCAATGCGGCTACTGCACGCCGGGCATGGTGATGAGCGCCATCGACCTGTGCACGCGCCATCCGGGCGCGTCCGAGACCGAGATCCGCGAGCAGCTCGAAGGCAACATGTGCCGCTGCACGGGCTACCAGAACATCGTCAAGGCCGTCCAGCAGGGCGGGGCCGCCATGGCGTCCTCGCAAGGCCAGGCGTCCACCGCCACCGCTTCGGCCTGA